Proteins encoded in a region of the Bacteroidales bacterium genome:
- a CDS encoding phosphate acyltransferase — protein sequence MKLGVDAMGGDFAPVAVVSGAIKARQLLPEEAELVLIGDIAQIKEICREQHSDPDAFTLVHTTEVIEMGENPAKSFAQKRDSSIYRGFVMLRQGELDAFASAGNTGAMLAGAMLVSKVIPGIIRPVISANVPTPEGKPIVLLDVGLNPDARPDVLYQYGILGSVYARTILEIENPKVGLLNIGSEEEKGNMVTKETYKLMKDTSEFNFIGNVEGHDFFNPDKQNVIVCDAFLGNILLKEAEAFYGLVKKLGIHHPFFEEFNFENTGGTPVLGINHPVIIGHGISNAEAIKNMIINTYHVVKSQLVQKIREAFQ from the coding sequence ATGAAACTGGGGGTCGATGCGATGGGGGGTGATTTTGCCCCTGTTGCCGTTGTAAGCGGTGCCATTAAAGCCAGACAACTTCTTCCTGAAGAAGCGGAACTGGTTTTGATCGGGGACATTGCGCAGATTAAAGAAATTTGCAGGGAACAGCATTCCGACCCTGATGCATTTACCCTTGTTCATACAACCGAAGTGATCGAGATGGGGGAGAACCCCGCAAAATCCTTTGCTCAGAAGAGGGATTCCTCCATTTACCGGGGTTTTGTTATGCTGCGCCAGGGCGAACTGGACGCATTTGCCAGTGCCGGCAATACAGGAGCCATGCTGGCAGGAGCCATGCTGGTATCCAAAGTGATACCGGGAATTATACGTCCTGTGATCTCAGCTAATGTCCCCACACCGGAAGGTAAACCCATTGTTCTTCTTGATGTGGGCCTTAATCCTGATGCCAGGCCCGATGTTCTTTATCAGTACGGGATTCTGGGATCTGTATATGCCCGTACAATCCTTGAGATCGAAAATCCGAAGGTGGGGCTACTGAATATTGGATCCGAAGAGGAAAAGGGAAACATGGTGACCAAAGAAACCTACAAGCTGATGAAAGATACCAGTGAGTTTAACTTCATTGGTAATGTGGAGGGCCATGATTTCTTCAACCCGGATAAGCAAAATGTGATTGTTTGTGATGCGTTTTTAGGCAATATTCTTCTGAAGGAAGCCGAAGCTTTTTACGGACTGGTGAAAAAGCTTGGTATTCATCACCCATTTTTTGAGGAATTCAATTTTGAGAATACGGGCGGTACACCTGTGCTCGGCATCAATCATCCGGTTATTATCGGGCATGGTATTTCCAATGCCGAGGCTATAAAAAATATGATTATCAATACCTACCATGTTGTCAAATCGCAACTGGTTCAAAAAATAAGGGAGGCATTTCAG
- the rpmF gene encoding 50S ribosomal protein L32 codes for MPNPKRKISKQRRDKRRTHDKALVPTLTTCQNCGATIEMHHICPECGHYRGKPVIEKTVTA; via the coding sequence ATGCCAAATCCGAAACGAAAGATTTCGAAGCAACGCAGAGACAAGAGAAGAACTCACGACAAAGCCCTTGTTCCGACACTGACTACCTGTCAGAATTGCGGAGCTACCATTGAGATGCATCATATTTGTCCGGAATGCGGTCATTATCGCGGGAAACCTGTCATTGAGAAGACGGTTACTGCCTGA
- a CDS encoding DUF177 domain-containing protein → MKGLEEYIIPFKGLSEGHHAYTFGISGKFFEKYPSPDVRTGDLTASVDLLRRSSFMEFGIAIKGTVEVVCDRCLEYYQQPVDVNEHLYVRFGDAWAEETESALVIPREETQIDMGQFFYEFIMLALPYRKIHPDDEDGHTTCDPEMIRRLNEIAVDEDRMKSSNAIWNKLKDINLNQ, encoded by the coding sequence GTGAAAGGATTGGAAGAATATATCATTCCCTTCAAGGGATTAAGCGAGGGGCATCACGCATACACCTTCGGCATATCGGGAAAGTTCTTTGAGAAGTATCCTTCCCCGGATGTACGGACGGGTGATCTGACGGCGTCAGTTGATTTGCTTCGCAGAAGTTCCTTCATGGAGTTTGGTATTGCCATTAAAGGAACAGTGGAGGTAGTATGCGACAGGTGCCTGGAATACTATCAGCAACCGGTTGATGTGAACGAGCATTTATATGTTCGTTTCGGAGATGCCTGGGCAGAAGAAACCGAATCGGCCCTGGTGATTCCGCGTGAAGAAACCCAGATTGATATGGGCCAGTTTTTTTATGAATTCATTATGCTGGCGCTTCCATACCGAAAAATCCACCCGGATGATGAAGACGGACACACAACCTGTGATCCGGAAATGATAAGGAGGCTGAATGAAATAGCCGTTGATGAAGATAGAATGAAAAGCAGCAATGCTATTTGGAACAAACTGAAAGATATTAACTTAAACCAGTAA
- a CDS encoding response regulator encodes MEKEKLVFIVDDENIILSLVEYVIGSQAGIRLQTFSSVDECLAALSMEPDLVVTDHHFGNQGDQPATGLDLLRSIRKVQKDLPVLVLSSHDDPLLKEQYRKEGATGYLTKNDYFVNDLEDTIKKYLNL; translated from the coding sequence ATGGAAAAGGAAAAACTGGTTTTCATTGTTGATGATGAAAACATCATATTAAGCCTGGTGGAATATGTCATAGGGAGTCAGGCCGGTATCAGGTTGCAGACATTTTCCTCCGTTGATGAGTGCCTGGCGGCTCTATCCATGGAACCCGATCTGGTAGTTACCGATCATCATTTTGGAAACCAGGGGGATCAGCCGGCGACAGGGCTGGATCTGCTTCGGTCTATCCGAAAAGTTCAAAAGGATTTACCCGTGCTGGTTTTGTCAAGCCATGATGATCCTTTGCTGAAGGAACAGTACAGGAAGGAAGGGGCTACCGGCTATCTGACAAAGAATGATTATTTTGTCAATGATCTGGAAGATACCATAAAAAAGTACCTTAACCTGTAG